The Corynebacterium vitaeruminis DSM 20294 genome window below encodes:
- a CDS encoding SAV_6107 family HEPN domain-containing protein has product MSQVISATAKFRRSSFKREEFLGKARYLLADAKRSLAAGDKESALEFAYQAALRTAGARVADSKVATRARKPQSAWEQLRLVDEEGAAQAAQFSAYSRLRSRVASGLEFNVDEGVVRRLVEQVEGFIFDVESVDGQLPAAA; this is encoded by the coding sequence ATGTCACAGGTTATCTCCGCAACGGCAAAGTTCAGGCGGTCCTCGTTCAAGCGGGAGGAGTTTCTGGGGAAGGCGCGCTACCTCCTCGCAGATGCCAAGCGTTCGCTGGCGGCGGGGGACAAGGAGTCGGCGCTGGAGTTCGCCTACCAGGCGGCGCTGCGCACCGCTGGCGCGCGCGTCGCGGACTCCAAGGTTGCCACCCGCGCACGCAAGCCCCAGAGCGCGTGGGAGCAGCTGCGCCTTGTGGACGAGGAGGGTGCGGCTCAGGCCGCGCAGTTCTCCGCCTACTCTAGGCTGCGCTCGCGCGTGGCCAGCGGGCTCGAGTTCAACGTGGACGAGGGCGTGGTGCGTCGCCTCGTCGAGCAGGTGGAGGGCTTCATCTTTGACGTTGAGTCGGTAGACGGCCAGCTGCCCGCCGCCGCCTAA
- a CDS encoding alpha-(1->6)-mannopyranosyltransferase A, whose protein sequence is MLASIIMTLASFGGGATRSHGGVLVALRLAFFQYGHGAAIANVSLLIGTILFVLAWVRLGQRVIRGGIGDDAASMSALNRICLKWVGPLLFAGPFMSRDIYSYLMQGALLGKGFDPYTQGAAFNPGPYLVEVSPDWRNTTTPYGPLHLWIGKIITSIVGDNITAGLFLYKLVSLAGFAVLVYAVPRIASHLGASPSFALWIGVLNPLMVFHLVGGMHNEAVMVSLTCLGILLALRGRILGGIAVIAVAMSLKATAAFVLPFVVWYAVARREGSKNKALAFLGYGAAGAVITVAILWAITWASGSNFGWIAALTGNTKVINPLAFPSFVTSSIGLVASVWTDTFPYNSLLGVVREASMVIMGLGMIGCWWYFRKSELAATRGMIGAYIFAFVFNSVTLPWYYASIISLIGTVRPRPWMQKLATGFSIIVAMAFTGGGNHQLYNIVWMTIAILGAWWAVQWIFHGSVDKRKQAEAETATGVE, encoded by the coding sequence ATGCTCGCCAGCATCATCATGACGCTGGCCTCCTTCGGCGGCGGCGCCACCCGCAGCCACGGCGGCGTGCTCGTGGCCCTGCGCCTGGCCTTCTTCCAGTACGGGCACGGCGCGGCGATCGCGAACGTCAGCCTGCTCATCGGCACCATCTTGTTCGTCCTCGCCTGGGTCCGCCTCGGGCAGAGGGTGATCAGGGGCGGCATCGGCGACGACGCCGCCAGCATGTCCGCGCTCAACCGAATCTGCCTGAAGTGGGTGGGCCCGCTGCTTTTCGCTGGGCCGTTCATGAGCCGGGACATCTACTCCTACCTCATGCAGGGCGCGCTGCTCGGCAAGGGCTTCGACCCCTACACCCAGGGCGCGGCGTTCAACCCCGGCCCCTACCTGGTGGAGGTCTCCCCGGACTGGCGCAACACCACCACCCCCTACGGCCCGCTGCACCTGTGGATCGGGAAGATCATCACCTCCATCGTCGGCGACAACATCACCGCCGGGCTGTTCCTTTATAAGCTGGTCTCCCTGGCCGGATTCGCGGTGCTCGTCTACGCGGTGCCGAGGATCGCCTCCCACCTCGGCGCGAGCCCCAGCTTCGCGCTGTGGATCGGCGTGCTCAACCCGCTCATGGTCTTCCACCTGGTCGGCGGCATGCACAACGAGGCGGTCATGGTGAGCCTCACCTGCCTGGGAATCCTCTTGGCGCTGCGCGGCCGGATCCTGGGCGGCATCGCGGTCATCGCGGTGGCCATGTCGCTCAAAGCCACCGCCGCCTTCGTGCTCCCCTTCGTGGTCTGGTACGCCGTCGCCCGGCGCGAGGGCTCCAAGAACAAGGCGCTCGCCTTCCTCGGCTACGGCGCGGCGGGGGCCGTGATCACCGTGGCCATCCTGTGGGCGATCACGTGGGCGTCCGGGTCGAACTTCGGCTGGATCGCGGCGCTGACCGGCAACACCAAGGTCATCAACCCGCTCGCCTTCCCGTCTTTCGTCACCAGCTCCATCGGGCTCGTGGCCAGCGTGTGGACCGACACCTTCCCGTACAACTCGCTGCTCGGCGTCGTCCGCGAGGCCTCCATGGTGATCATGGGGCTGGGCATGATCGGCTGCTGGTGGTACTTCCGCAAGAGCGAGCTGGCCGCCACCCGCGGCATGATCGGCGCCTACATCTTCGCCTTCGTGTTCAACTCCGTGACCCTGCCGTGGTACTACGCGAGCATCATCTCGCTCATCGGCACCGTGCGCCCGCGCCCGTGGATGCAGAAGCTGGCCACCGGGTTCTCCATCATCGTGGCCATGGCGTTTACCGGCGGAGGCAACCACCAGCTCTACAACATCGTGTGGATGACCATCGCGATCCTCGGGGCGTGGTGGGCCGTCCAGTGGATCTTCCACGGTAGCGTCGACAAGCGAAAGCAGGCGGAAGCAGAAACCGCAACGGGCGTTGAATAA
- a CDS encoding DUF3040 domain-containing protein, translating to MALSEQEQRALREIEQSLMADDPTFGASVTDAGFGQGGSLSIRGIAVIVIGLVMLVGGVALSQHSLWFVTLSILGFIVMLAGGVWMLKGKRGPGGGFGSPKKKSAPKPSGGFGGRMEDNFRRRFES from the coding sequence GTGGCTCTCTCAGAACAAGAGCAACGTGCGTTGCGTGAGATTGAGCAGTCACTGATGGCTGATGATCCCACGTTTGGAGCGTCAGTTACTGATGCGGGGTTTGGCCAGGGCGGCTCCTTGAGCATCCGCGGCATCGCGGTGATCGTCATCGGCCTCGTCATGCTCGTGGGTGGTGTGGCACTCAGCCAGCACTCGCTGTGGTTTGTGACCTTGAGCATCCTTGGGTTCATCGTCATGCTCGCCGGCGGGGTGTGGATGCTGAAGGGCAAGCGCGGCCCGGGCGGCGGGTTCGGCTCGCCCAAGAAGAAGTCGGCGCCGAAGCCCAGCGGTGGGTTCGGCGGCCGGATGGAGGATAACTTCCGTCGTCGCTTCGAAAGCTAA
- a CDS encoding CaiB/BaiF CoA transferase family protein — MSNSRPLKGINVLTLGGIGPVPFAGMVLADLGATVTRVERPGAGAGPGSVPHDVLFRDQILWERNLKDPAHVSEILDRLPSTHILLEGFRPGVAERLGLGPEEAMRANPALVYGRMTGWGQSGPLAQRAGHDINYVAISGALEPIAGADGTPVPPMNLLGDFGGGSMYLIAGALAALIRANLTGQGSVIDAAIVDGCASMTAMLHSLRAAGQWSGGRAGNLLDGGAPFYSVYRTADDRYMTVGAIEPQFYAELVEKLGLEGELDPAKQYDESTWPAMREAFARTFAAKTQREWTQVFEGSDACAFEVVAPDEVLSHPHLAARQSYVERDGVTHPSPAPRFLA; from the coding sequence ATGAGCAACTCCCGCCCCCTCAAAGGAATCAACGTGCTCACCCTCGGCGGCATCGGGCCCGTCCCGTTCGCCGGGATGGTGCTCGCCGACCTCGGCGCCACGGTCACCCGGGTTGAGCGACCGGGCGCGGGAGCCGGACCCGGCAGCGTCCCCCACGACGTTCTCTTCCGCGACCAGATCCTCTGGGAGCGAAACCTCAAGGACCCCGCGCACGTGAGCGAGATCCTCGACCGGCTTCCCTCCACCCACATCCTGCTCGAGGGGTTTCGGCCCGGCGTGGCCGAGCGGCTCGGGCTCGGCCCAGAGGAAGCCATGCGGGCGAACCCGGCCCTCGTCTACGGCCGGATGACCGGCTGGGGTCAGAGCGGACCGCTCGCCCAGCGCGCGGGGCACGACATTAATTACGTGGCCATCTCCGGTGCGCTCGAGCCCATCGCGGGCGCGGACGGCACCCCGGTCCCGCCCATGAACCTGCTCGGCGACTTCGGCGGCGGCTCCATGTACCTCATCGCCGGGGCGCTGGCGGCGCTCATACGCGCGAACCTCACCGGCCAAGGCAGCGTCATCGATGCCGCGATCGTCGACGGCTGCGCCTCCATGACGGCCATGCTCCACTCCCTACGCGCGGCCGGGCAGTGGTCCGGCGGCCGCGCCGGAAACCTGCTCGACGGCGGCGCGCCCTTCTATAGCGTCTACCGCACGGCCGACGACCGCTACATGACAGTCGGCGCCATCGAGCCCCAGTTCTACGCCGAGCTCGTGGAGAAGCTTGGCCTTGAAGGCGAGCTCGATCCCGCGAAGCAATACGACGAGTCGACCTGGCCCGCCATGCGCGAGGCCTTCGCACGAACGTTCGCCGCCAAGACGCAGCGGGAGTGGACCCAGGTCTTCGAGGGCTCGGACGCCTGCGCCTTCGAGGTCGTCGCGCCCGACGAGGTTCTTTCCCACCCGCACCTAGCCGCCAGGCAGTCGTACGTGGAACGCGACGGCGTCACCCACCCCTCCCCCGCGCCGCGGTTCTTGGCCTAG
- a CDS encoding Rv2175c family DNA-binding protein has product MSNQPVPHTVLPSGEPLLSVPDYADRLGVPVTRVFDALGDHKLIAVVEDGVKKIPEAFLSAKNTTNKFVPGVIALLSDGGYSDEEILHYLFTEDDSLPGRPIDALHGHLAREVMRRAQASAF; this is encoded by the coding sequence GTGAGTAATCAACCAGTTCCGCATACCGTTCTTCCCTCCGGCGAGCCGCTGCTGAGCGTCCCCGATTACGCCGATCGCCTGGGAGTGCCCGTCACCCGCGTGTTCGACGCGCTCGGCGACCACAAGCTCATCGCCGTGGTCGAGGACGGGGTGAAGAAGATTCCCGAGGCGTTCCTGTCCGCGAAGAACACGACCAACAAGTTCGTGCCCGGCGTCATCGCGCTGCTCTCGGACGGCGGCTACTCCGACGAGGAGATCCTGCACTACTTGTTCACCGAGGATGATAGCCTGCCCGGCCGCCCCATCGACGCCCTCCACGGGCACCTCGCGCGCGAGGTCATGCGCCGCGCCCAGGCCTCGGCCTTCTAG
- the pknB gene encoding Stk1 family PASTA domain-containing Ser/Thr kinase, whose amino-acid sequence MTMLTVGDVLEGRYKIEAPIARGGMSTVYRCIDLRLGRNVAAKVMDDRYVDDPIFRQRFKREARSMAQLSHPQLVGVYDFSSTGEHIFLIMELITGGTLRELLAERGPMPPHAAAAVLSSVLTGLDVAHRAGMVHRDIKPDNVLINGDHQVKLADFGLVRAASASPATSNQIVGTVSYLSPEQVSGADITPASDVYSAGILLFELLTGTTPFSGDSQLAHAYARLDSTVPAPSSRIDGVPKLFDELVATATALDPAERFADAGEFLSALTDVSRELQLPPFQVPVPMNSAAHRASEGLSPATSQTDLLTTDIPRSPEEGVSPTARTELFQETPPASETRQFTPPTSLFPEAAAPLPQPPVTQPPEARVPEPVEPERGAPKVSNRGKAGFAVWLVTVLVFTVAVAIGAWWFGSGRYGEIPQVLGMDQIQAVAAVEEAGFSTQTSSVYSDDVKENLTVGTDPAYGDRAVKGDPVTVLVSLGKPTVPDVPSDRSLDTYQQLLDERTLTLSTGEQQYSDTVPTGGIVSVSPSAGQTVSTGSAVTVHTSKGAAPVTVPDVEGLSQAQATSQLEKLGLKVTTSEQFSNKAAKGDAFGTDPVAGTSLPKGSSVTLNISTAVEIPDLTGKTQKEATAALAAAGLKVGDVSTSTTATGSKADQVASTSPEAGSLVDSAQTSVNLVLVGKVEVPNVIGKTVKDAKAALTAAGFTVKVSGSASANARVYWQSPMSIGATNANEGTEVTIRARS is encoded by the coding sequence ATGACGATGTTGACGGTCGGAGACGTACTAGAGGGACGCTACAAAATCGAGGCACCCATTGCCCGTGGCGGAATGTCCACCGTCTACCGCTGCATCGATCTGCGCCTGGGGCGCAACGTCGCCGCCAAGGTGATGGACGACCGCTACGTCGACGACCCCATCTTCCGCCAGCGCTTCAAGCGCGAGGCGCGCTCCATGGCCCAGCTCAGCCACCCGCAGCTGGTCGGCGTCTACGACTTCTCCTCCACCGGCGAGCACATCTTCCTCATCATGGAGCTGATCACCGGCGGCACCCTGCGCGAGCTGCTCGCCGAGCGCGGCCCCATGCCCCCGCATGCCGCCGCGGCCGTCTTGTCGTCTGTGCTCACCGGCCTCGACGTGGCCCACCGCGCGGGCATGGTCCACCGCGACATCAAGCCGGACAACGTGCTCATCAACGGCGACCACCAGGTCAAGCTCGCCGACTTCGGCCTCGTGCGCGCCGCCTCGGCGTCGCCCGCTACGAGCAACCAGATCGTGGGCACCGTCTCCTACCTGTCGCCGGAGCAGGTCTCGGGCGCCGACATCACCCCGGCTTCCGACGTCTACTCCGCGGGCATCCTCCTGTTCGAGCTGCTCACGGGCACGACCCCGTTTAGCGGCGACTCCCAGCTGGCGCACGCCTACGCCCGCCTCGACAGCACGGTGCCCGCGCCGTCGAGCCGCATCGACGGGGTGCCCAAGCTCTTCGACGAGCTGGTCGCCACCGCCACCGCGCTCGACCCCGCCGAGCGCTTCGCGGACGCTGGCGAGTTCCTCAGCGCGCTCACGGACGTCTCCCGAGAGCTTCAGCTGCCGCCGTTCCAGGTGCCGGTGCCGATGAACTCCGCCGCGCATCGCGCCTCGGAGGGGCTAAGCCCCGCGACCTCGCAGACGGATCTGCTCACCACCGACATCCCGCGCTCGCCCGAGGAGGGGGTCTCCCCCACCGCCCGCACGGAGCTCTTCCAGGAGACCCCGCCCGCGAGCGAGACCCGCCAGTTCACGCCGCCGACCTCGCTCTTCCCCGAGGCCGCGGCGCCGCTCCCGCAGCCGCCGGTGACACAGCCGCCGGAGGCCCGGGTCCCGGAGCCGGTCGAGCCCGAGCGCGGCGCGCCGAAGGTGAGCAACCGCGGCAAGGCGGGGTTTGCCGTCTGGCTAGTCACCGTGCTCGTCTTCACGGTCGCCGTCGCGATCGGCGCCTGGTGGTTCGGCTCCGGTCGCTACGGCGAGATCCCGCAGGTACTCGGCATGGACCAGATCCAGGCCGTCGCCGCCGTCGAGGAGGCGGGATTTAGCACGCAGACCTCGAGCGTCTACAGCGACGACGTCAAGGAGAACCTCACCGTCGGCACCGACCCCGCCTACGGCGACCGTGCTGTGAAGGGCGACCCGGTCACCGTCCTCGTGTCGCTGGGCAAGCCCACCGTCCCGGATGTCCCCTCCGACCGCTCGCTCGACACCTATCAGCAGCTGCTAGACGAGCGCACCCTGACGCTCAGCACAGGCGAGCAGCAATACTCCGACACCGTCCCCACCGGCGGCATTGTCAGCGTCAGCCCGTCCGCGGGGCAGACCGTCTCGACGGGCTCGGCCGTCACCGTGCACACCTCCAAGGGCGCGGCACCGGTCACCGTCCCCGACGTCGAGGGGCTGTCGCAGGCGCAGGCCACCTCGCAGCTGGAGAAGCTGGGGCTGAAGGTCACCACCTCCGAGCAGTTCTCGAACAAGGCGGCCAAGGGCGACGCGTTTGGCACCGACCCGGTCGCGGGCACGAGCCTGCCCAAGGGGTCCTCGGTGACGCTCAACATCTCCACCGCCGTGGAGATCCCCGATCTCACCGGCAAGACCCAGAAGGAGGCGACGGCCGCGCTGGCCGCGGCGGGGCTAAAGGTCGGCGACGTGAGCACCTCCACCACCGCCACCGGTTCGAAGGCCGACCAGGTCGCCTCCACCTCCCCGGAAGCGGGCTCGCTGGTCGATTCGGCGCAGACCTCGGTCAACCTGGTGCTGGTGGGCAAGGTGGAGGTCCCCAACGTCATCGGCAAGACCGTCAAGGACGCCAAGGCGGCGCTGACCGCGGCCGGGTTCACCGTCAAGGTCTCCGGTTCTGCCAGCGCGAACGCCCGAGTATACTGGCAAAGCCCTATGAGCATCGGGGCGACCAACGCGAACGAAGGAACTGAGGTAACCATCCGTGCCCGCTCTTAA
- a CDS encoding polyprenyl synthetase family protein yields MPTAAPDFSSAPIGLSDIPGHVEACLEGFFDEQAAAVAEIGAPVAESVDLLRAYVLGGGKRIRPTYAWAGFGAVGGWKDGEYNPDAVLRAVSSLEFIQACALIHDDYIDSSDTRRGNPTIHRIAEGQHRADGWAGSSEHFGASLSILIGDLAMVWADDMFHGSGVPEEARARAFSPWRGMRTEVIGGQILDITNEASGSESLERAQKVNRFKTAAYTIERPLHIGAALAGGSEEQIDALRAYGHDIGIAFQLRDDLLGVFGDPAVTGKPAGDDLREGKRTVLVAKALERADAAGDTATALFIRQGVGTVTAPDDIARLAEAIRSTGAEDDVEALIGELTKQGLDRLGQASFVPGAVEALEALALKATARRV; encoded by the coding sequence ATGCCCACCGCCGCCCCAGATTTCAGCTCCGCCCCCATCGGGCTTTCGGACATCCCCGGCCACGTCGAGGCCTGCTTGGAGGGCTTCTTCGACGAGCAGGCCGCCGCGGTCGCGGAGATCGGCGCTCCCGTCGCCGAGTCTGTCGATCTCCTGCGTGCCTACGTCCTAGGCGGCGGCAAGCGCATCCGCCCCACCTACGCGTGGGCGGGCTTCGGGGCCGTGGGCGGATGGAAAGACGGTGAATATAATCCCGATGCCGTGCTGCGGGCCGTCAGCAGCCTCGAGTTCATCCAGGCCTGCGCGCTCATCCACGACGACTACATCGACTCCTCCGACACCCGCCGCGGCAACCCCACGATCCACCGCATCGCCGAGGGCCAGCACCGTGCCGACGGCTGGGCGGGCTCCTCCGAGCACTTCGGCGCCTCCCTGTCCATCCTCATCGGCGACCTCGCCATGGTCTGGGCCGATGACATGTTCCACGGCTCAGGCGTCCCCGAAGAGGCCCGCGCCCGCGCGTTTTCTCCGTGGCGAGGCATGCGCACCGAGGTGATCGGCGGGCAGATCCTCGACATCACCAACGAGGCCTCCGGCAGCGAGTCGCTGGAGCGCGCGCAGAAGGTCAACCGTTTCAAGACCGCCGCCTACACCATCGAGCGCCCCTTGCACATCGGCGCCGCCCTCGCTGGCGGTAGCGAGGAGCAGATCGACGCCCTGCGCGCCTATGGTCACGACATCGGCATCGCCTTCCAGCTGCGCGACGACCTGCTCGGCGTCTTCGGCGACCCGGCGGTCACGGGCAAACCCGCTGGCGACGACCTCCGCGAGGGCAAACGAACGGTGCTCGTGGCCAAGGCGCTCGAGCGCGCCGACGCCGCGGGAGACACCGCGACCGCGCTGTTCATCCGCCAGGGCGTGGGTACAGTGACCGCCCCCGACGACATCGCCCGGCTCGCCGAGGCAATCCGCTCCACCGGCGCCGAGGACGACGTGGAGGCGCTCATCGGGGAGCTGACGAAGCAGGGCCTCGACCGCCTAGGCCAGGCCTCCTTCGTCCCCGGCGCGGTCGAGGCGCTCGAAGCCCTCGCGCTCAAGGCCACCGCCCGCCGCGTCTAG
- the metF gene encoding methylenetetrahydrofolate reductase [NAD(P)H], whose protein sequence is MAQQPIPASYQRSITDVISMPSPGRIPFSVEFMPPRDDAAEARLWKAAETFHDLGAAFVSVTYGAGGSSRERTTRVARQLARHPLTTLVHLTLVNHTEEELISILKDYAGAGLSNLLALRGDPPGGDPLGEWTPTPGGYHFASELIELTKRLPETSHFQVGIATFPEGHFRAPSLEADTEFTLAKLRAGAEFSITQMFFDVDYYLRLRDRLVKADSEQGAKPIIPGIMPITSLRSVRRQIELSGAHLPAQLEERLVAAARGDEEAHRDDIRKVGIEVSTAMAERLIAEGVPDLHFMTMNFARATQEVLHNLGMAPAWGPELGHDAVR, encoded by the coding sequence ATGGCCCAGCAACCGATTCCCGCCTCGTACCAACGCTCCATCACTGACGTCATCAGCATGCCGAGCCCCGGGCGGATCCCCTTTTCGGTTGAGTTCATGCCCCCGCGCGACGACGCGGCTGAGGCGCGCCTGTGGAAGGCCGCGGAGACCTTCCACGACCTCGGCGCGGCGTTTGTGTCTGTGACCTACGGCGCGGGCGGGTCCTCGCGCGAGCGCACCACCAGGGTTGCCCGCCAGCTGGCCCGCCATCCCTTGACCACGCTCGTGCACCTGACCTTGGTCAACCACACCGAGGAGGAGCTCATCAGCATCCTCAAGGACTACGCTGGCGCGGGTCTGTCCAACCTGCTCGCGCTGCGCGGCGATCCGCCGGGGGGCGACCCGCTGGGGGAGTGGACCCCGACGCCGGGCGGCTACCACTTCGCCAGCGAGCTCATCGAGCTGACCAAGCGCCTGCCGGAGACCTCGCACTTCCAGGTGGGCATCGCCACCTTCCCCGAGGGGCACTTCCGCGCGCCCTCGCTGGAGGCGGACACCGAGTTCACCCTGGCCAAGCTGCGCGCCGGGGCGGAGTTTTCCATCACCCAGATGTTCTTCGACGTCGACTACTACCTGCGCCTGCGCGACCGCCTGGTGAAGGCCGACTCCGAGCAGGGCGCGAAGCCGATCATCCCGGGCATCATGCCGATCACCTCGCTGCGCAGCGTGCGCCGACAGATCGAGCTGTCCGGCGCGCACCTGCCCGCGCAGCTTGAGGAGCGGCTCGTCGCCGCCGCGCGTGGGGATGAGGAGGCGCACCGCGACGACATTCGCAAGGTGGGCATCGAGGTGTCCACGGCGATGGCCGAGCGCCTCATCGCCGAGGGCGTGCCGGACCTGCACTTCATGACCATGAACTTTGCGCGCGCCACTCAGGAGGTCCTCCACAACTTGGGCATGGCGCCCGCGTGGGGTCCGGAGCTCGGCCACGACGCCGTGCGTTAG
- a CDS encoding GNAT family N-acetyltransferase, whose amino-acid sequence MTVTYMPISRLEFAQLAPQLVDIYLQAMNYSRDMRDQRITVWQRDSTEPGFQAVIAHDGTHVLGVTYGHPGSHSHWWTQQIMRGVFETGGPSAAQREVLASFFELTEIHVAPQCQGMGIGTRLIQELLSLAGQRFVVLSTPEVPGEENSAFRLYRAFGFEDLLRNFVFRGDPRPFAILYAALPLSARLPAAER is encoded by the coding sequence GTGACCGTGACGTATATGCCCATCAGTCGGCTGGAGTTTGCCCAGTTAGCACCGCAGTTGGTGGACATCTATCTGCAGGCCATGAACTACTCCCGTGACATGCGCGACCAACGCATCACGGTGTGGCAGCGCGACAGCACCGAGCCCGGCTTCCAGGCCGTCATCGCTCATGACGGGACGCACGTCTTGGGCGTCACCTACGGGCACCCCGGGAGCCACTCGCACTGGTGGACGCAGCAGATCATGCGCGGGGTGTTCGAGACCGGCGGTCCGAGCGCGGCTCAGCGCGAGGTTCTCGCCTCCTTCTTCGAGCTCACCGAGATCCACGTCGCCCCGCAGTGCCAGGGCATGGGCATCGGCACGCGGCTGATCCAGGAGCTGCTTTCGCTTGCCGGGCAGCGCTTCGTCGTGCTGTCCACGCCCGAGGTTCCGGGAGAGGAGAACTCCGCGTTCCGGCTCTACCGCGCCTTCGGGTTTGAGGATCTCCTGCGCAACTTCGTCTTCCGCGGGGATCCCCGCCCGTTCGCCATTCTCTATGCGGCCCTGCCCCTGTCGGCGCGGCTGCCAGCGGCGGAGCGATAG